Genomic DNA from Egibacteraceae bacterium:
GCGTGGCCATGTTCCCAGACGACGGCACGTCGGGTGACGAGGTGCGCCGGGCCGCCGACGCCGCGCTGTACACCGCCAAGCGCCTGGGGCGCAACCGGGTCGCCGTCGCCGACCGCGACGGGCAGCCGAGCGCGCCTGACCGCGACACCGACCGCGACACCGACACCGACACCGACCGTGACACCGACCGTGACACCGACCGCGACACCGACCGTGACCGCGACACCGACCGTGACACCGACACCGACCGTGACACCGACCGTGACCGTGACACCGACCGTGACCGTGACCGTGACCGGCAGCCGAGCGTGCCGGAGCGCGCCTGACCGCAGGCTGTGCCGCACCGCCCGTGGTGGCGGTGCGACCCGGCGTGCCACCATGACCCCATGGCCGCACATCCCGACCGGCGACTGCTCGTCGACGCCATGAACGTCATCGGCTCGCGCCCGGACGGCTGGTGGCGCGACCGGGACGGCGCGGCGCGGCGGCTGGTCGACGCCCTCGCGCAGCTGCACGCCGCCGACGGCGACGCCGTCACCGTCGTCCTGGACGGGCGACCGGTGCCCGGCCTCGCGGAGGGCGACCACGCCGGTGTGGCCGTGCGCTACGCCCGCCGGCGCGGCCCTGATGCCGCCGACGACCGCATCGTCGAGCTGCTCGGCGACTGCGCCGACCCGCGTGCCTGGACGGTGGTGACCTCCGACCGGGCGCTGCGCGAGCGGAGCGAGGCGCTCGGCGCGGTCGTCGTGGGCGCCGGGACGCTGCTGGCGCGCCTGCCATGACCGCGGCCGACAGCGGGCGGGCCGAGCGGGCGGTGATCGCGGCCCTCGACGCGCTGGGCGCCGACTACGAGCTGATCAGGATCGACCCTGCCTACGCGAACACGGCCGTCTTCTGCGACCGCTACGGCTATCCGCCGGAGACCTCGGCCAACTGCATCGTGGTCGCGAGCAAGACCGCCGAGCCCCGCCACGCCGCGTGCGTGGTGCAGGCCACGCGCCGCCTGGACGTCAACGGCACGGTCCGCCGCCGCCTCGGCGTGCGCAAGGCGTCGTTCGCGCCGGCCGAGGAGACCGTCGCGCTGACCGGCATGCTGCCGGACGGCGTCACGCCCTTCGGGCTGCCCGGCGACCTGCCGCTGTGGGTGGACGAGGACGTGGTCGCCCACGCGTCGGTCGTCGTGGGCGGTGGCAGCCGTGCCCTGAAGATCCGCGTGGCCACCGAGGCGTTCGGCCGCATCCCGGGTGCGGAGGTCGTGGCCGGACTGGCCAAGCCCCCCGGTTGAGGGGCGACCACCATGGGAGTGGNNNNNNNNNNNNNNNNNNNNNNNNNNNNNNNNNNNNNNNNNNNNNNNNNNNNNNNNNNNNNNNNNNNNNNNNNNNNNNNNNNNNNNNNNNNNNNNNNNNNCCCTCTGGCCGGGCCACACCCCCGGGCACGTCGCCGGGCCACCCGACCACCGTGGGAGTGGCCCTCTGGCCGGGCCACACCCCCGGGCACGTCGCCGGGCCACCCGACCACCGTGGCCGTCAGGGTGCCAGGAGCAGCTTGCCCCGGGTCCGGCGCCCCTCGATGTAACGGTGGGCGTCGGCAGCCTCGGCCAGCGGGAAGGTCCGGTCGATGCGCACGTCGAGCTCCCCGGCGACGATCCACGCGAACAGGTCGCCGGCCCGCCGGCGCAGCTCGGCGGGGTCCGCGACGTAGTGGCCCAGCGTCGGACGGGTCAGGTACAGCGACCCGTTCCTGGCGAGCACCTGCAGGTCCAGCGGCGCGACCGGGCCGCTGGACTGGCCGAAGAGCACGACCATGCCCCGTGGCCGCACGCAGTCCATGCTCCGGATGAACGTGTCGCGCCCGACCGAGTCGTAGACGACGTCGACCCCGTGCCCGTACAGCCGCGTGGCCTCCTCGGCGAAGTCGACCTCGGTGTAGCGGATCACCTCGTCGGCGCCCGCCGTGCGGGCCAGCTCGGCCTTCTCGGCGGTGGACACCGTGGCCACGACCTGGGCCCCACGGCGCTTGGCGACCTGGACGAGCAGGTGACCGACCCCGCCCGCACCGGCGTGCACGAGGGCGGTGTGCCCCGGCGCCAGGGGGAAGGTGGACGTCGCCAGGTAGTGGGCGGTCATCCCCTGCAGCATGACCGCGGCCGCGGTGGGGGTGTCGACACCCTCCGGCACGGCCACCAGGCCGTCGACGTCGGCGACCACCTGCTCGGCGTAGCTGCCCGGCTGCCCCGACCAGGCCACGCGGTCCCCCGGGCGCAGTCCGTCGACGCCCTCGGCGACGGCCACGACGGTCCCGGCGCCCTCGGAGCCGGGGATCGCCGGCAGCCCGACGGGGTAGTCCCCGCTGCGCTGGTAGGTGTCGATGAAGTTGACACCGGCGGCCTCGACCGCGACCACGGCCTGGCCGGGGCCCGGGGTGGGTGCGTCGAGCTCGACAGGGCGCAGGACCTCGGGACCTCCCGTCTGCCGGACCTGGATCGCGCGCATGGTGGCGGTGATCACCGCTCGTAGGTGCCGACGAGGCGGTTCTGCTCGATGATGTGGCCCTCCATGCGGTCCAGCAGCTCCCTGCGGGTCAGGGCCGGGGCGGCACCGACCTCCTCGTCGAGAGCGTACAACCAGAAGTAGTAGTGATGCGTGCCGTGGCCGGCGGGCGGGGCGGGACCCCCGTAGCCGGTCTTGCCGAAGTCGTTCGTGCCCTGGGGGTGGTCACCGGCACCGCCCTCCGGGATGGCGGTGACCTCCGGCGGGATGGCGTACACGACCCAGTGGGTGAACCCGTGCGCCATCGGTGCGTCGGGATCGTGGCAGATCACCGCCAGCGAGCGCGTCCCCGCCGGGATCCCGCGGAACTCGAGCGCCGGGGAGACGTCGTCCCCGTCCGCGGTGTGCCGCCTGGGGATCTGCTCGCCCCACGCGAAGGCGGGACTGGTGATGGTCAGGGCCTGGATGTGCATCGCCGCTCCGATCATCGGGTGCCGCCATCCTCCCCGCCTCGCCGGGTGGGCTAATCGGCGCGCTCCTCGGCCTCGGCTGCGGCCTCCTGCCGGCGGGCCCGCCAGACCACGACGGTGGCGCCGGCCAGCAGGAGGCCCGCCACGACCGTGGGCAGCAACCCGACGTGCTGGACCGCCGGGACGACCGACTGGTCGAGGAGCCGGCGGGTCTGCCCGGTCGGGTCCGACAGCACGATGGCGACGAAGGCCGCGGCCAGGACCGTGACCGCCACCGCCACGGCCGTGGCCAGCCGCCCGCTCACGCCGGCACGCTCCCGCAGGATGCGGCCAGCCTTGAAGATCCGGCGGACCCGGAGCACGCGCAGGGCGCCGACGAAGCGGATCAGGCGCAGCACCTGGACCGGGCCGACGGCGAAGACCACCGCCGGCACGGTCGCCAGGGCGACGCCGGTGAGCAGCCAGTGGTCGCGCAGCCACCGACGCCGGTCACCGGCCAGGACGAAGAGGACCACCGCCTCCGCGACGAACACGGCCAGGGTCGCGTAGTTGATGGCCGTGCCGACCTGGGCCGGTCGCCCTTCGAGGGCGGTGAGGAACATCGCCGGGACCGATGCGAGCGCTGCCAGGATCACCGGGACGGTGAACCGTCCCTCGAGCTCATCGGCGCGGTCGCGGTCACGGGATGTCGTCGTGCCGCTGTCCATGGAGCACGAGCCTAGCGCGCATGCTCGCGGGGCCAGCGGGGCCAGCGGGGCCGGCGGGGCCAGCGGGGCCAGCGGGTGCCGAGGTCGACCAGCGCCGCCGACTTGGGTGTCGAGCACCGCAGCGGCAAAGCCGTGGGGTTCGAGCTGCGCGACGCCGCCCTGTGAGCTGCCGGTTTGCGCCGATCACCTCCGACGCGGTCGGATGAGCGCATGAACGACGACACCCTGCGCGGCCGTCTCGTCGTGGCGACGCCGGCCCTCGCCGACGGCAACTTCGCCCACGCGGTCGTGTTGCTGCTCGAGCACAGCGCCGAGGGCGCCGTCGGCGTGATCGTCAACCGTCCGACCGAGACGCCGCTGGCGACGTCCGTGCCCGAGTGGGCGTCCCTGGCCGCCGAGCCCACGCTGCTGTTCCTCGGGGGGCCCGTGCAGCCCGAGGCGGTCATCGCGCTGGCGCGCATGTACGGCCCCACCGAGGACGTGGAGCAGATCCTGCCCGGCGTCGGCGTCGTGGATCTGTCGGGCGACCCCACCCGCATCGGCGCGGCGATCGCGGGCGTGCGGGTCTTCGCCGGCTACGCGGGGTGGGGCGCCGGTCAGCTCGAGGACGAGATCGCCGGCGGGAGCTGGTTCGTGGTCGATGCGCGACCCGAGGACGTCTTCAGCGACGAGCCGGAGACGGTCTGGCGTGGCGTGCTGCGCCGGCAGGGCGGGGTGTTCACCACCATCCCCCCCGACCCGACCGCCAACTAAAGCGCGACCGCCCGGACGGTTCATGCGGGGGCGTTGCCGGGACGCCACTTGATCGAGCAGCCCATGCTGGGGTGCTGCTCGTCGGGGACCGGCTCACCGGCCAGGAGGGCGTCCAGGGCGGCGCGCAGGTCCGCGCCGGTGACGGGCTCGCCGCTGCGGGGTCGCGACCCGTCCATCTGGCCGCGGTAGGCCAGGCGCTGGTCGGCGTCGAAGACGAAGAAGTCCGGCGTGCAGGCGGCACCGTAGGCCCTGGCGACCTCCTGCGTCTCGTCGACGAGGTAGGGAAACGTGTACCCCGCCTCCGCGGCCTCCTCGACCATGCGCGCCGGCGCGTCGTCGGGGAAGGCGTCGGCGTCGTTGGCGTTGATGCCCACCACGGCCACCCCCCGGTCGCGGTACTCGGTGGTGAGGGCCGCCAGCGTCTCGCGGACGTGGCGGACGTAGGGGCAGTGGTTGCACAGGAACATGACGAGCAGCGCGGGCGCGCCGGCCAGGTCGTCCAGGGACGTGACCTTGCCGTCGGGATCGGCCAGGCTGAACGGCGGGGCGGGCGTGCCGAGCGGCATCATCGTGGAGGTTGCGGCCACCAGGGGCCTCCTTGCGGGTTGCGGTCGGGTCGTCTGGCGACCCTACCCGGGTCGGCGCCCTACGATGGGCTCCGAGCCGGTGTCGGCACGGCAACGGCAACGGCAACGGCACAGCAACGGCACGGGAAGTGCACCGGAAACGGAGACGCCAGTGAGCTCGGTCAACACCATGCGCGGCCTGCTCGTCGCCGGCGCGGTCTTCGCCGCCGTCGTGGCCGCCTTCTTCCAGCTGTGGACGGTCGTGGCCGTCATGAGCGTCGGCGTCGCCGCCCACGCCGGCCTGTCGGTCCACCTGCACCGCACGGGTGCGACCGGGGCGTCCCCGCCACCGCCGCCCCCGCCCACGGGCGCGGCGCCCTAGGCCCGGCAGGCCGGGGGGTGTGACCCGCGCCGAGGAGACGCCATGGTGGACGAGCTCGACCAGGCAGGGCTGACCTGGGGGCAGGGCGCGGCAGGCCGGCGACGGCTCGCCGCGCTCCGGGCGCTCTGCGACACCTTCGTACCGGCGGTGCGCCCGCCCGACGCCGCTCCCGTGGACCCCTTCTGGTCCCGCGTGGCGTCGGATCTGGGCGTCGAACGCGCGGTGGCCGGCTACATCGCCACCCGGCTCGCCGACGCCGACCGCGCGGGCCTGGAGCAGCTGCTGGACCTGCTCGGCCGCGCCGGCTTCGCGCGCCTGCCCCTCGGGGCTCGTACCGTGGCCGTCCGGACGCTGCGCCGGGCCTCCGCCGAGGTGGCGCGCGGCCTCGACGCGCTGCTGGCCTTGACCATGCTGTTCTTCTACGCCCGCCCCGACGACACCGGGACCAACCCGAACTGGCCCGTCCTCGGCTACCCGGGGCCCCCCGAGCTCGCCCGTCCCGAGACCCGCCACCTCCGCCCGCTGGCCCTGCCCGCGGGGTCGGACCACGTCGAGCTGGACGCCGACGTGTGCGTGGTCGGGTCCGGCTCCGGCGGAGCCGTCGTGGCCGCGGAGCTGGCGGCGGCCGGCCGGGACGTCGTGGTGCTGGAGGCCGGCGGCGCGGCGGAGCCGCCCGACTTCCCCCGCTTCGAGCTGGACGCCTACCGTGACCTGTACTGGCGCGACGGGCTGGCCCCGACGGCCGACGGCACCGTGACGGTCATCGCCGGTGCCACCCTTGGCGGCGGCTCGGCGGTCAACTGGATGAACTGCGTGACCCCGCCGGAGTGGGTGCGCGAGCAGTGGGCGCGCGCGCACGGCGTGGCCGGCGTCGACGGGCCGGACTTCGACGCGCACCTCGCAGCGGTGGCCGAGCGCATCGGCGCCACCGACGCGTGCAGCGACCGCAACGGTCCGAACGCCCGGCTCATGGACGGGGCCCGCACCAGCGGATGGTCGTGGCAGGTCGTGCGGCGCAACACCGATCCGGCGACCTACGACCCGGCGTCCGCCGGC
This window encodes:
- a CDS encoding NYN domain-containing protein, which encodes MAAHPDRRLLVDAMNVIGSRPDGWWRDRDGAARRLVDALAQLHAADGDAVTVVLDGRPVPGLAEGDHAGVAVRYARRRGPDAADDRIVELLGDCADPRAWTVVTSDRALRERSEALGAVVVGAGTLLARLP
- a CDS encoding YqgE/AlgH family protein, coding for MNDDTLRGRLVVATPALADGNFAHAVVLLLEHSAEGAVGVIVNRPTETPLATSVPEWASLAAEPTLLFLGGPVQPEAVIALARMYGPTEDVEQILPGVGVVDLSGDPTRIGAAIAGVRVFAGYAGWGAGQLEDEIAGGSWFVVDARPEDVFSDEPETVWRGVLRRQGGVFTTIPPDPTAN
- a CDS encoding ion transporter, whose amino-acid sequence is MDSGTTTSRDRDRADELEGRFTVPVILAALASVPAMFLTALEGRPAQVGTAINYATLAVFVAEAVVLFVLAGDRRRWLRDHWLLTGVALATVPAVVFAVGPVQVLRLIRFVGALRVLRVRRIFKAGRILRERAGVSGRLATAVAVAVTVLAAAFVAIVLSDPTGQTRRLLDQSVVPAVQHVGLLPTVVAGLLLAGATVVVWRARRQEAAAEAEERAD
- a CDS encoding GMC family oxidoreductase, translated to MVDELDQAGLTWGQGAAGRRRLAALRALCDTFVPAVRPPDAAPVDPFWSRVASDLGVERAVAGYIATRLADADRAGLEQLLDLLGRAGFARLPLGARTVAVRTLRRASAEVARGLDALLALTMLFFYARPDDTGTNPNWPVLGYPGPPELARPETRHLRPLALPAGSDHVELDADVCVVGSGSGGAVVAAELAAAGRDVVVLEAGGAAEPPDFPRFELDAYRDLYWRDGLAPTADGTVTVIAGATLGGGSAVNWMNCVTPPEWVREQWARAHGVAGVDGPDFDAHLAAVAERIGATDACSDRNGPNARLMDGARTSGWSWQVVRRNTDPATYDPASAGHVGFGDATGSKQSTIGTFLADAAAAGTRVVAGCHAERVQVEAGRAVGVRGRLADGRRVDVRAPAVVVAAGALETPALLLRSDLGGPAVGRNLHLHPTPAMAGYYGDEQRAWWGAPQTVIVDEFADLAEGYGFLVECPHYGAGLFSANTPWRSGRDHKVLAARAGHMAPFIAVTRDRGSGSVSIDDVGEPVVTYPLDDDLDRRHLAAGIGAMARLHAAAGARAVVDLAPARRLWRRGDDLDGFVDRIGRDPFGARGRGLFSAHQMGTARMGPDPATSVTDPEGQLHTAPGVWVGDTSAFPTASGVNPMVTCMALARRTAHALLAAG
- a CDS encoding YbaK/EbsC family protein — translated: MTAADSGRAERAVIAALDALGADYELIRIDPAYANTAVFCDRYGYPPETSANCIVVASKTAEPRHAACVVQATRRLDVNGTVRRRLGVRKASFAPAEETVALTGMLPDGVTPFGLPGDLPLWVDEDVVAHASVVVGGGSRALKIRVATEAFGRIPGAEVVAGLAKPPG
- a CDS encoding YbhB/YbcL family Raf kinase inhibitor-like protein; its protein translation is MIGAAMHIQALTITSPAFAWGEQIPRRHTADGDDVSPALEFRGIPAGTRSLAVICHDPDAPMAHGFTHWVVYAIPPEVTAIPEGGAGDHPQGTNDFGKTGYGGPAPPAGHGTHHYYFWLYALDEEVGAAPALTRRELLDRMEGHIIEQNRLVGTYER
- a CDS encoding quinone oxidoreductase gives rise to the protein MRAIQVRQTGGPEVLRPVELDAPTPGPGQAVVAVEAAGVNFIDTYQRSGDYPVGLPAIPGSEGAGTVVAVAEGVDGLRPGDRVAWSGQPGSYAEQVVADVDGLVAVPEGVDTPTAAAVMLQGMTAHYLATSTFPLAPGHTALVHAGAGGVGHLLVQVAKRRGAQVVATVSTAEKAELARTAGADEVIRYTEVDFAEEATRLYGHGVDVVYDSVGRDTFIRSMDCVRPRGMVVLFGQSSGPVAPLDLQVLARNGSLYLTRPTLGHYVADPAELRRRAGDLFAWIVAGELDVRIDRTFPLAEAADAHRYIEGRRTRGKLLLAP
- a CDS encoding thioredoxin family protein; protein product: MAATSTMMPLGTPAPPFSLADPDGKVTSLDDLAGAPALLVMFLCNHCPYVRHVRETLAALTTEYRDRGVAVVGINANDADAFPDDAPARMVEEAAEAGYTFPYLVDETQEVARAYGAACTPDFFVFDADQRLAYRGQMDGSRPRSGEPVTGADLRAALDALLAGEPVPDEQHPSMGCSIKWRPGNAPA